In Candidatus Neomarinimicrobiota bacterium, the DNA window AATCAGGTTCTTGATGATATGGACATTGAAAGAGAACGCGGTATAACCATCAAAGCCCACGCAATCACTATGGATTACACCTCGAAAGACGGCACTAAATACATCTACAACCTAATTGACACACCCGGACATGTGGATTTTTCCTATGAGGTGAGTCGAAGCCTTGCTGCTTGCGAAGGAGCTCTCCTGTTAGTTGACGCTGCTCAAGGAGTTGAGGCTCAAACTGTCAGTAACGCTTACCTTGCTGTTGACGGCGGCTTGAAGATAATACCTGTGATTAATAAGATTGATTTGGGAGCAAAACAATTAGAAGCCGCGCGAACGCAGTTAATGGAGCTACTCGGTTGTAAAGAAGAAGAAATTTTTCTAATCAGCGCTAAAACCGGTGAAGGCGTGAGCGAGATTCTTGAAGCTATCATAGAGTTAATACCACCACCCGCGTCTGACACTTCAATACCGTTTAGGGCATTGATATTCGATTCAACTTTCGACAAATACCGAGGCGCAGTGGCATATATACGCGTTTTTGACGGGAAAATCAAAGAAGGTGAGAAGATAAAATTTTTCTCCTCCGGAAACTCCTTTGAAGCGAATGAAATAGGCATTCTTCGTATGAAACGATTGAAGAAAAAAGAGCTCTCAGCGGGAGATGTGGGTTACCTCATATCAGGCGCGAAAGAGATAAAGGACACGAAAGTCGGTGATACAATTACCTCAATGATTAATCCGGCGGCTGAGCCACTCCTCGGATATGAGGAATCCAAACCGATGGTTTTCAGCGGAATGTTTCCTATTGACAGCGAAGATTACAGTCGCCTTAGAACATCTTTGGAAAAACTTAAGCTTAATGACGCATCTATTTCTTTTGAACCGGAATCTTCAGAGGCATTGGGTTTTGGGTTTCGATGCGGCTATCTGGGAATGCTGCATATGGAAATAGTTCAGGAACGTCTTTCAAGAGAATTTGAAATGGATATTATCGCCACTGTTCCAAACGTAAAATATCGCGCCACACTGCATAACGGGCAATCCATTGAAATTGATAACCCGGTGAAGCTCCCTCCATTCGGGGAAATAGATAAGTTGGAAGAACCGTTTATCAGGGCTGCCATTATCACTCCCACAGAATATATCGGCGGTATTATGAAGCTGGCTCAGGACAAAAGAGGCGTTTACAAAACTACAGAATATTTAGATGCGAATCGTGCTGAAATAATTTACGAACTTCCATTTATGGAAGTCCTCTTCGATTTTTATGACAAACTTAAATCCATCAGCAAAGGATATGCTTCCCTTGATTATGAATTTATCGGTTACCGGGAAGGAAAGCTCACGAGACTTGATATTCTCATCAATGGCGACCGAATAGACGCTTTTTCAATTATTGTCCACAAAGATAAAGCGTACGATTGGGGTAGGCGCGTCACAGAGAAACTTAAGAAAATAATTCCAAGACAGATGTTTGCGATTGCTATTCAGGCGGCAATCGGAGGGAAAATCATCGCCCGCGAAACCGTAAGCGCATTGCGGAAAAATGTAACTGCTAAGTGCTACGGCGGCGATATCACCCGTAAGCGTAAACTCCTCGAAAAACAGAAAAAGGGGAAAAAGAGGATGAAGCGGGTGGGTAATGTTGAAGTACCTCAGGAAGCATTTATTGCCGTACTACAATTAGATGATTAACAGCTCAAAAGCCCGGACAACCGCGTGATAAAATATTTTACCGACATAGAAAAGATCGAAGCGTTAAAGGATTATTATAATTCCTCTAAGTCGACATTTTATTCTTTTCTCTTCGTTGTGCCGCTCATAATGACTTATGAACTCGCCGCTTTCGTGCTTAATAAATCTGACATAGAAGGGCTTAGAAATGGCGCGGATGTTGTTACAAAACAGATTTTAAGTCTTTTCGGAATGGCGGGTTTTTACGGTCTCAGTATCCTTGTCCTAATAATCCTAATCGCTCTCTTTTATCGTGAAATGAAGGATAAAGAATTTAATCTTAATTATCGTTTTCTTTTCATAATGCTTGGAGAAAGCCTTATTTATGCCGTCCTCTTTGGTTTCATAGTTGGAAATATTACCAAAATCATTCTTCAAGTCCCGACTTCGTTTAGTTGGAAACATCAGTTGGTGCTATCGCTGGGAGCAGGTGTTTATGAGGAATTTCTTTTTAGAGTAGTTCTGATCAGCCTATTTGCACTGATATTCAGTAAAGTCGTCGGGCTAAAACGAATTACATCTCTTGGATTGGCCGTGATAATATCGTCTCTGATTTTCTCCGGTTTTCATTATGTGGGAATATTCGGAGAGCCGTTTTTGCTGCAAACATTCGTTTTCCGGTTTATCGGCGGCTTGGTACTTTCAATTTTATATGTTACCAGAGGTTACGGAATAACAGCCTATACACATAGTTTTTATGATTTGTTGATTGTAGCGGGGATTCTCGGATGAAATATCCTTTCAAGGTAGATTTCCGGATCGCCTTTCGAGACGTAGATCTTCACGATGTGCTGCATCATTCCAACTACTTCTATTATTGCGAAAAAGGAAGAGTAGAACTTTTAAGGTCGGTGGACTTCCCATATAAAAAGGTAATGGAAATGGGGATAGGTTTAATGTTGGTTGAATGCAAACTTAAATTCATCGCTCCTGTCAAGTTTGATGATACGCTTAACATCAACATGGGAACTGACAAGATTGGAAAGTCCTCTTTCAAGATCGCATATTCAATGGAGGTGGATGGAAATATCGTCAGTGAGGGATATACTCATCACGTATGTGTCAGCCTCGAATCAAAAAAACCTATGCGGTTACCGGAAAAATTATTGACAAATTTAAAGACTCTTCATATTCAGGAAAATGAATGAAGTACCATATCACTCTTTTGGAAGGAGACGGAATCGGACCGGAGGTAATCGGAGCCGCGGTTAAAATTCTTGATGCTGCAGGTGTGGAAATCAAATGGGATAAGGCATTAGCCGGTCAGGAGGCAATAGAAAAACAGGGAGAACCCGTTCCAGATGTGACTATTGACGCCATTAAAAACACCAAAGTAGCGCTCAAAGGTCCTGTTACAACTCCTGTGGGAAAAGGATTTCGCTCCGCCAACGTATCGCTCAGGCAAAAGTTGGATTTATACGCCTGTGTCAGACCGGTAGTTAATTTACCCGGAATTAAAACCCGCTTTTCCAATGTGGATTTGGTGGTAGTTCGGGAGAATACGGAAGGTCTTTACTCGGGATTGGAACACAGTGTTGTTCCGGGAGTGGTGACCAGCCTGAAGATTATGTCTCGTAAAGCGTGCAACAGGATTGCAAGATATGCGTTCGATTACTGCCGACAGCATGGAAGAAGAAAAGTCACTTCCGTACATAAAGCTTCAGTAATGCCGAAATCCGATGGTTTATTTCTTGAGGAAGTAAGAAAGGTTTCTGAACACTATCCATTTATCGGCTATGAGGAAATCCCTATAGACACACTTGCAAAGCGGCTTGTGATGGACCCTACAGAGTTCGATGTTCTGGTGATGGGAAATCTATATGGCGACATAATCAGTGACCTCGCCAGCGGATTGGTAGGTGGATTAGGTGTAGTTCCCGGAGCAAATATCGGGAGTCAGTACGCAGTATTCGAGCCTGTCCACGGCAGCGCGCCCGATATTGCGGGAAAGGATATGTCAAATCCTCTTGCGGCAATCTTATCAACGGTTTTAATGCTTGAATACATAGGCGAAAAATCAGCGGCAGAACGGATTAAGCTCGCCGTAAATAAAGTTCTTGAAGAAGGTAAATCCATCACCAAGGATTTAGGCGGGAATGCAGGAACGATTGAGTTTACCGAAGCGATAATAGAGAATTTATGAGTAGAACCGTCACACTGATACCCGGCGACTCTGTAGGACCGGAAATCGCAAAAGAAGTTATGAGAATCGTTGATTCTTCAGGGGCAAAAATCAAGTGGGACTGGCAGGAGTCCGGAGAAAAAACCTTAGCGACCCAAGGCACTGCCATTCCGCAGGAGCTTCTGGATTCTGTAAAACGAAATAAGGTCGCCCTGAAAGGGATTATTAATCATATACCGAACTCCACATCCGAACTCCCGGTAATTACATTACGGAAATCGCTTGATTTATTTGCCAATTTAAGACCGTTCAGGAATTTTCCGGGAATCGGAAGCCGCTACGATGATATTGATATTGTTGTAGTCAGACAAAATACTCAGGGAGAATATTCCGGTATAGAACATAATGTTTCACCTGATATTGTTGAAATGATAAAAGTCGTTACAAAAGACGCTTCAGAGGAAATCGCTCGTTTCACTTTCGAATATGCCATGAAGAACAACAGAAAAAAGATAACTACTGTCCATAAAGCAAACATTATGAAGTTGTCGGATGGATTATTTATGGACACCGCAAATGAAATTGCTGAAGATTATCCTGATATTGAGCATAACACGCTCATTATTGATGCGTGTTGTATGAATCTCGTAATGAATCCGGAAAACTTTGACGTACTTCTAATGGGGAATCTTTACGGCGATATTGTATCTGATTTGATAACAGGAATGGTAGGCGGAAACAGCGCTGTTTACGGCGTTAATATCGGGGATGGCTTACGTATATATGAAGCGATGGTAGGCGGCAGCATGGAAATAGAATCGAAAGAAAAGGCTAACCCGTTGCCATTGTTGATGGCTGCTATTGCTATGCTCAGTTACCTTGAGGAAAATGTTGCAGCTGATTCTATTCGCAAAGCAATTTCATTAAGTCTCGCTGAGGGGATTAAGCCTGAAAATTTAGGTGGTGAAGCGTCTCTGACTGAATTCGCCGACTCAATTATAAAACTTCTCTGAAAGTGGAATATTAGGTAGAGTGTTTTTCCAACCATTGGATATATTTTGATATTCCCTCTTCCATATTAGTGGTGGGATTGTAATTCAGCAGCTTTTTTGCTTTACTAATATCAGCATATGTAGTGAAAACATCTCCCGGCTGCATTTCAAGATAATCTTTTTTCACCTCTTTACCGGTTAATTTCTCGATAAGAGCAATGAGAGAATTCAATTCTATTGTCGTTGACTCTCCAAGATTGATAATCTCATATCCTAAATCCTTATGAACCGCTGAAACAACACCTTGAATTATGTCATCTATATAAGTGAAATCCCTTGACGATCTGCCGTCGCCAAAAACGCTTATTGATTCGCCATTGTAGGCTTTTCTGATAAACTTCGCTATAGCCATCTCCGGACGCTGACGCGGACCATAGACGGTAAAAAACCTCAGACATGTGACGGAAATACCGAACAGTTGCCAGTAGGTGTAGCATAGGACTTCCGCAGCCACTTTCGTTGCGGCATACGGCGATATTGGATTGTTCACATTCATTTCCTCATTATATGGAACGTCCTTTGAATTTCCATAGACGGAAGATGATGAAGCGAATACCAACCTCTTGAGACCTTCACTTTTCATCATTTCCAATAAATTTTGAGTTCCGTTTATGTTCACTTTTGTATAATCCAACGGATTTTCGATAGAAGGTCTCACTCCGGCTTTTGCTGCGAGGTGGATAACCACATCATATTCTTGACCGGAAAAAAGATTTTTCATATCCCCCGAATTGTTTAAATCTCCTTCAATTAAAGTGAATAATTCATTTGAAAGCGACTTCTCTAAATTGTGTTCTTTGACAGCTCTGTCATAAAACGGGTCAAAATTATCGAAACCGACTATTTGATGACCCTCGTTGAGAAGATTTTCCGAAAGATGCGAACCTATAAAACCCGCAGCGCCTGTAATTAGAATTTTCAATTATCTACTTTTGTTTAGTGTTTATCCTGACTGCTTCCGTTTAAGTACGAAGGTAATCAAAACGTTCAAAAATCTACTGATGACAGCTATGAATTTCAATAAGGAATCTTTAGATTATGGGTAATAATTTTCATAATTAACTAATAGGCAGCTGAATGAAAATAAATATGGCGGATTTGAAAAAACAGCATGAAAAAATCAGATCGGAAATAGATGCTGTGATTAAAGAAGTTATTGACAACAGCCAGTTTATTATGGGTCAAAAGGTTTCAGATTTTGAAGAACAATTCGCCGAATTTGCGGGTGCGAAATATTCAATTGGAATGGCTTCGGGGACGGCGGCGCTTCATTCCGCTTTAATTGCTTTGGATATAGGCAGAGATGATGAGGTGATCACCGTTCCATTCACATTTGCAGCTACAATTGAAACCATCTATCCGACTGGCGCTAAACCCGTTTTGGTTGATATCGAAGAAGAATCTTTCAACATTGATCCTTCTTTGATCGAAGAAAAAATCACAAACAAAACTAAGGCAATAATGCCTGTTCATCTTTATGGACAAATGGCGGATATGAATCCCATAATGGAAATTGCCGAGAAACACGGACTATATGTTATTGAGGATGCGGCTCAAGCTCATGGCGCTACTTATTTTGATAAACAGGCAGGAACTCTGGGAGATATAGGCACATTCAGCTTTTACCCCGGCAAGAATCTCGGGGCGATGGGTGATGCCGGCGCTTGCGTTACAAATAATATGGAATTGAATCAAAAGCTCAGGCTTATCTCGAATCACGGGCAGGATACGAAATATGAACATAAAATAGTAGGCTATAATTACAGATTGGATTCAATTCAGGCAGCTATTTTGAGCGTAAAGCTTAAATATCTCTCTGAGTGGACTGCGCGAATTAGGGATATAGCAAGCCACTTTAACGAAAAACTTGCCGTAACAGGATTAAAATTACCATCGGAAGCAAACGGCAGAAAACACGCTTGGCATCAATATGTAATTAGAACATCAAAAAGAGATGAGCTGGCGAAAGCGCTGGCAGATTCGGAAATCGCCACAGCAATACACTATCCTATTCCGTTACATCTTCAGCCGTCGTTCCAATATTTGGGTTATAAAAACGGGGACTTTCCCGTTTCGGAGAAATGCAGTGGTGAAGTTCTGTCACTTCCGTTATATCCTGAACTGTCTGATGATGATGTTGATTTAATTTGCGATGAAGTGATTCTGAACTGCGAGAAATTAGGGATTTAAAAAACGCCGTTCAAACTGAGATGCACTTTACCGTTTGAAAACGTATCATCCGCGCCAATACCATAATCTATACCGATTTGACCGATAGCAGTCGTAAGCCGAATCCCGGCGCCGTAGGATAGTTTACTTTCATCTCTCCCATTCGGGGTCCCCGAAATAAATCCTGCATCTCCGAAAATGAACATTCTCGATAACTTACCGGTGATAACGCGATATTCAATATTGGTCCACGCCACTTGAGCGCCTCTGAATTGGTCTTCTCTATAACCTCTGAGAGTGCTTGCGCCACCCACACGATAAAGTTCAGCAAATGGTACAGAACTGTTGTTATACCTTGAATCATATCCGTTTATAATGATTGCAAGCAGGCTTCTTTTACTGAACTTTTGGTAATACTCGGCGCGAATCCCGAATCTTCTGCCCGTTATTCTTCCTATCCCTGCTTCCTTTCTGCTTGTCCGGGTGATACTGGTTTCATAATATACTCCACTCATCGGATTAAAAATAAAATCACGGTCATCAAAATGGAATCCGCCTGTTACGCTCAGCGCGGAATAATCAGTTAATCCTAATTCTCTTCTCCCGAATTCACGCGCATTTACCTTCTCACGAGCTGCGCTTGCAAAAACACCCAGATTGAATGTTAAAGGAATTTTAATTCTCAGCTCCAAATCGCGTTTAATGTAGGAGGAATCCTGCACTAACTGGGCGAAAGAGATCCCGGGTTTTATGGGATAGCCAAATGGGTAAGGTTCGTCGTAACTCAATTTTATCTCTTCACTGTTCCTATCAATTTTTTCCCAATACGCATTAAGCTCTCGCCCGCTGCCGAATATATTCCCGAATTTAAATTCCAATAAACCTGTAATAAATCCCCCCTGTCCGCTTTGGTCTTCGGGGATAAACCCGATTATGCCGTTCAGTCTGTTAGCATTGGATTCGTTTAGTTCCACAACTAAAGCGTCACTGCCGTTCTTCTGTCTTCCAATCCCGATTTGTTCCGCTTCTGAAATGTATCCGAGTCTGTTTAGCAGCGCAAGCTGACGGTTAACAGTCGTTTTGGAGTATAATTCGTTTTTTCTGAATCTCATTTCTCTCATCAGGAATCGCGGCTGAGTGGTCTTATTCCCGCGGAAAATAGCCGTATCCAGAGTCACCGCTTCACCTGTCATCACATTGAATTCGAAATTTATCTTAGAGTCACTCCCTGAATTAACGATGACGGAATTTACTTCCACAATTGAGTGCGGACGGCCTTCGTCCGCCAGCGTGGAAATAATATCTTTAGCGTCAAGGCGAACTAAATCTAAATTAATCGGCTCTCCTTTTCTGTTCGGGATATTCTTAAGAACTATATCTGAATCATTCAGTACGCTTGAGTCGCCGACTCTGTAAAGCGGGCCTTCGCTTATCACTAACTTAATAAATGTCGTATCTTCCTGTTGGGATAGCTCTAACGTATCTATCCGCGCTGAGTAATAACCCATTTCTGCGTAATAATTCAATATCCGATCAGCGGCGGCTTTAGCATTTTCTAAAGTCGCAGACTCCAATAACTTTTCAATTTCTTTAGCATCCGCAGCTTTTACGCCTGAATACTCTAACCGGATTTCATTTGCTACGCTGAGGGATATGTTTCCCACAATAAGCAGACATAAAATTAAAATTCTGATTAGAACCATGCCCGCACCTCTGCTCTGCCTATATGTCTTGTATCCCGAAACGATTCGTTCTTGCCTTCGTAAGTCAACATTGCGTTAAGGTTGCTCCCAATGCGATAATCGACACCGATGCTCCATCTGAAATTGTCGCCTTCCTTAAAGCCGTTTGCCATTTCAAACGTTATCGGTGTACCATTGGGGGATACGTTTACATGCGCCCATCCAAAAAGTAATCTGACCATACCTCTTTTCTTCAGAAAATAATTATTCCGTAACTCGATTTCCCTCAGCGTCGCCTTTAAATCCGAAGATTGTTTTGAGTCCGTATCCCATCCATATTTGATTTTGGAGCCAAATTCTATCTTGGAGCTCGGAAGGTGCGACAGATTCAGGCTCAGCTCGTTGGAGTTGATTTTTCTGCTTCTTCGCGCAAAAGACGTGAAATTTTTTAGAGTTGATTGATGATTCCCTTCAAATTCATAGCGCGTTGATGGTGATATTGTTTTCTTCCATCTGAAAGAAGTCTCCCTTGTTAGCTGCTCCTCGCCTCCCGAAACAAATTGATTGTTCATCTCTTCAAAATACCGGTATCTCAGCCGCAGTGAACTTCCATCTCTTTTTTCTAAGAGAGTCAAATCTTCCTCAAAAGTAAGATTTCCTCTGATGGTAGTGACACTATTTCTAAAAAAGGAATTTTTGAAGAGGAACAGTGAAGCAGTATCTGTTTCTCTGGATTTTTCGTCGATCCTTATAAACGTTCTTGAAGAAAACTGCTGCCAAAACCCTCTTTTACTTTTCCTTCCACGCCTGCTCTTCATTCTTTTCGGGGAAATCATCATTCGAATGCTAAGTCTCAGGTCGGTAACAGGCTCATAGATGTCCGTTTGTCTTGTCCTTAATACGAAATCTCCCGTTTCGTCAGGTACATACTCATTCACATCTTCATCGAAACGGAAATTCCCCCTACCTTCCTCCACTCGCAAGTAAACTCTCTCCTGCCCGGATATTAATTCGTTAGCAGCCCGATAATCCGTAGTTAGTCTAAATGCCCCATTGAACGGATGCAGATTGGTTCGTATGGCGATAAGATTAGATTTCGAAGCCGACTGAATAGATTTGAATTCTCCTTTAAAACTTCTCGTCCGACGTGAAAATCTTACCGATGAAGAGAATGTTTTATTTGACGGAATTTCAAAGCCGAGAGTTTTTGAGATCGCATTGGAGCGTGGCTGAAGAATATTATCTAAAAACGATTCATCATTGCGCTCGCGATATTCGATGAAAGCATTCAGCGCACCGATTTTTTCCGCTTTTATCCCTACGAATGATTCGGTGAATTTGAAACCAGTCATGAGACTGTCGGAATCTTTTTTGTCTTCAAATTCAAATCCCGCATATGGAGAGAATGAGCTAATCCGTTTTTCCAATCTGCCCTTTCTTCTTATCCAATCGCTTTTCGAGGAGTCACCAATACTATTGGATGAAAGGCTTTCCTGATTAAGATAATAATTACCAAATGTGGAGAAATCTCCTTTTGAGCCTAATTCAATTCTATTCGAATTCCATCTGTTTTTAATTTCAAGATTTCCGACTTTGCCATATACTTCTACCCCGTTTTTACTTAATAATTTTGCTCCGGTTTCCATAATCGTCTCTGTACCACTAAACCCGCCCGGAATATTCCATTTTCTGTCAAATTCAATTTCGTCTATTCTGCCAATACGACTGAAATCTTTCTCAATTCTTCTGAAATAACCATCAACTATTATGCCGATTTTATTATTCTCAGTTGAGCTGTATTCACTTTTCACGAGAAATGCGCTACCGCTGTTATCTCCATCCCCAATTGAAGAAAATGTATTTCTGTCTTGCTCACTCAACCCGATTTCCGTTTCGATCTTTAAGTTTTTCGTAGGATGCAGTGACATATCAAAACTGAATATTGATTGAGACAGCGGGGTTTTTAACAGTTTCTTCGCGATGAATGAACCATTTCCCGCTCCGACGAAATCGAAAAATAAGTTACCGTCAGCCGTGACAAACAGTGAATCACCTATTCGATTATCGTAATCCCCCTTTCCTTCTCCTACTTGAGTGAAAAGTACCGCCCATTCCCCGATGAAAGAACCATCAGCTTCCTTTCCGACAAAAGAAAACACCGAATCTCCACTGTCAGAATTGAATACCTTATTATATGCTCCCATACCCGCTCCGACATGGACTCCGCCGTCAGCAAAGGCGTTCCCGTCTCCGGACAACGATAACGCATTTATTTCATTTGAGTTAAAATCAATTCCGATAGGCTGATTCCGATCATCTGATTCACGGATGAATCTTCCACCGAATTTAACTTTTCCATCAGACAATATGGTCGAAACGGAGGATGCTATCACGCTCCTGTTATAGCTGCGGTCAGAGAACTCATAATCCACCGTTATCCGCGAGTCGGAAGTGATTATCCTGTAAGGAGTAAATTTTAATTCTGAATTGCTGTAATCAATAACATAATCGTTCGTCTCACCCCTCACCATCCGTTCACCGTCTATATATACCTTTTCAGAACCGGCTATAACAAACACATTAATTGACCCGTCATCGCCTGTGAGCCTATATGGCCCTTGATTGCCCTCTATTCCGATAAATGATGCCGTGCGAAACTTGCCGCGACTGACTGCCCCGGCAAAGCTGATTTCGGACGAACCGATTTTAGCGCTGCCTTTTCCTCCCTGCAATTTTCTTCGGTAATTAGCGAAATTAGTCTCTCGATAATCGACCTCTATGTCTCCAAGAATCATATTAAAATTACTACCGCTCAATCCGATAGATATTTTATCTATTTCCTTCAGCGATTGTGTATTTCCCGAAGGTTGAAAGGGCGTATTTTGATCCGTCATAGATGCCACGAGCATCACACCCTCCGCCACTTCCCCATTGAGCTGTAGTCGTAACCCCGAGTTCAGTGACAGACCTTCGCTGCTCCCTATTTTCAGCCCTCTTACCAATGACCCTCGTGATCTTATTTTTTCCTCTTCAAAAAGGCTAAACCGTTTTCCACCTGACAGAGTCCTCGATTTCGTTATCGGGGTTGAATCAGTTTCCTCATCAAGGAGAATGGGACCGTCAAATAACCGTTCACTGATAGTCTCAAACGGTTGCAGAATCGTATAAGATATAGTCAGCTGAGTTGTATCCGCCCACACCTCTCTGAATGTGATTATCCCTTTAACATAATCTATTTGATAATTCAGGTCTCTTTGAAGCGTATCGCTTTTTGAAATCACTGATTCAGATTCAGGTTCGATATTTTTATTCGGGAGAGGAAATACTTTAACAGTCGGATAAATAGTTAAGTCGAAAACTCTATTCAGAAGAGAATAATTGGTAATTATATCAGTTGATTG includes these proteins:
- the lepA gene encoding elongation factor 4 — protein: MNSINIRNFCIIAHIDHGKSTLADRFLELTGTLDDKEMMNQVLDDMDIERERGITIKAHAITMDYTSKDGTKYIYNLIDTPGHVDFSYEVSRSLAACEGALLLVDAAQGVEAQTVSNAYLAVDGGLKIIPVINKIDLGAKQLEAARTQLMELLGCKEEEIFLISAKTGEGVSEILEAIIELIPPPASDTSIPFRALIFDSTFDKYRGAVAYIRVFDGKIKEGEKIKFFSSGNSFEANEIGILRMKRLKKKELSAGDVGYLISGAKEIKDTKVGDTITSMINPAAEPLLGYEESKPMVFSGMFPIDSEDYSRLRTSLEKLKLNDASISFEPESSEALGFGFRCGYLGMLHMEIVQERLSREFEMDIIATVPNVKYRATLHNGQSIEIDNPVKLPPFGEIDKLEEPFIRAAIITPTEYIGGIMKLAQDKRGVYKTTEYLDANRAEIIYELPFMEVLFDFYDKLKSISKGYASLDYEFIGYREGKLTRLDILINGDRIDAFSIIVHKDKAYDWGRRVTEKLKKIIPRQMFAIAIQAAIGGKIIARETVSALRKNVTAKCYGGDITRKRKLLEKQKKGKKRMKRVGNVEVPQEAFIAVLQLDD
- a CDS encoding CPBP family intramembrane metalloprotease, whose protein sequence is MIKYFTDIEKIEALKDYYNSSKSTFYSFLFVVPLIMTYELAAFVLNKSDIEGLRNGADVVTKQILSLFGMAGFYGLSILVLIILIALFYREMKDKEFNLNYRFLFIMLGESLIYAVLFGFIVGNITKIILQVPTSFSWKHQLVLSLGAGVYEEFLFRVVLISLFALIFSKVVGLKRITSLGLAVIISSLIFSGFHYVGIFGEPFLLQTFVFRFIGGLVLSILYVTRGYGITAYTHSFYDLLIVAGILG
- a CDS encoding acyl-CoA thioesterase, which gives rise to MKYPFKVDFRIAFRDVDLHDVLHHSNYFYYCEKGRVELLRSVDFPYKKVMEMGIGLMLVECKLKFIAPVKFDDTLNINMGTDKIGKSSFKIAYSMEVDGNIVSEGYTHHVCVSLESKKPMRLPEKLLTNLKTLHIQENE
- a CDS encoding isocitrate/isopropylmalate dehydrogenase family protein, with the translated sequence MKYHITLLEGDGIGPEVIGAAVKILDAAGVEIKWDKALAGQEAIEKQGEPVPDVTIDAIKNTKVALKGPVTTPVGKGFRSANVSLRQKLDLYACVRPVVNLPGIKTRFSNVDLVVVRENTEGLYSGLEHSVVPGVVTSLKIMSRKACNRIARYAFDYCRQHGRRKVTSVHKASVMPKSDGLFLEEVRKVSEHYPFIGYEEIPIDTLAKRLVMDPTEFDVLVMGNLYGDIISDLASGLVGGLGVVPGANIGSQYAVFEPVHGSAPDIAGKDMSNPLAAILSTVLMLEYIGEKSAAERIKLAVNKVLEEGKSITKDLGGNAGTIEFTEAIIENL
- a CDS encoding NAD-dependent isocitrate dehydrogenase, yielding MSRTVTLIPGDSVGPEIAKEVMRIVDSSGAKIKWDWQESGEKTLATQGTAIPQELLDSVKRNKVALKGIINHIPNSTSELPVITLRKSLDLFANLRPFRNFPGIGSRYDDIDIVVVRQNTQGEYSGIEHNVSPDIVEMIKVVTKDASEEIARFTFEYAMKNNRKKITTVHKANIMKLSDGLFMDTANEIAEDYPDIEHNTLIIDACCMNLVMNPENFDVLLMGNLYGDIVSDLITGMVGGNSAVYGVNIGDGLRIYEAMVGGSMEIESKEKANPLPLLMAAIAMLSYLEENVAADSIRKAISLSLAEGIKPENLGGEASLTEFADSIIKLL
- a CDS encoding GDP-mannose 4,6-dehydratase — translated: MKILITGAAGFIGSHLSENLLNEGHQIVGFDNFDPFYDRAVKEHNLEKSLSNELFTLIEGDLNNSGDMKNLFSGQEYDVVIHLAAKAGVRPSIENPLDYTKVNINGTQNLLEMMKSEGLKRLVFASSSSVYGNSKDVPYNEEMNVNNPISPYAATKVAAEVLCYTYWQLFGISVTCLRFFTVYGPRQRPEMAIAKFIRKAYNGESISVFGDGRSSRDFTYIDDIIQGVVSAVHKDLGYEIINLGESTTIELNSLIALIEKLTGKEVKKDYLEMQPGDVFTTYADISKAKKLLNYNPTTNMEEGISKYIQWLEKHST
- a CDS encoding DegT/DnrJ/EryC1/StrS family aminotransferase → MADLKKQHEKIRSEIDAVIKEVIDNSQFIMGQKVSDFEEQFAEFAGAKYSIGMASGTAALHSALIALDIGRDDEVITVPFTFAATIETIYPTGAKPVLVDIEEESFNIDPSLIEEKITNKTKAIMPVHLYGQMADMNPIMEIAEKHGLYVIEDAAQAHGATYFDKQAGTLGDIGTFSFYPGKNLGAMGDAGACVTNNMELNQKLRLISNHGQDTKYEHKIVGYNYRLDSIQAAILSVKLKYLSEWTARIRDIASHFNEKLAVTGLKLPSEANGRKHAWHQYVIRTSKRDELAKALADSEIATAIHYPIPLHLQPSFQYLGYKNGDFPVSEKCSGEVLSLPLYPELSDDDVDLICDEVILNCEKLGI
- a CDS encoding BamA/TamA family outer membrane protein — translated: MVLIRILILCLLIVGNISLSVANEIRLEYSGVKAADAKEIEKLLESATLENAKAAADRILNYYAEMGYYSARIDTLELSQQEDTTFIKLVISEGPLYRVGDSSVLNDSDIVLKNIPNRKGEPINLDLVRLDAKDIISTLADEGRPHSIVEVNSVIVNSGSDSKINFEFNVMTGEAVTLDTAIFRGNKTTQPRFLMREMRFRKNELYSKTTVNRQLALLNRLGYISEAEQIGIGRQKNGSDALVVELNESNANRLNGIIGFIPEDQSGQGGFITGLLEFKFGNIFGSGRELNAYWEKIDRNSEEIKLSYDEPYPFGYPIKPGISFAQLVQDSSYIKRDLELRIKIPLTFNLGVFASAAREKVNAREFGRRELGLTDYSALSVTGGFHFDDRDFIFNPMSGVYYETSITRTSRKEAGIGRITGRRFGIRAEYYQKFSKRSLLAIIINGYDSRYNNSSVPFAELYRVGGASTLRGYREDQFRGAQVAWTNIEYRVITGKLSRMFIFGDAGFISGTPNGRDESKLSYGAGIRLTTAIGQIGIDYGIGADDTFSNGKVHLSLNGVF